Proteins from a single region of Hordeum vulgare subsp. vulgare chromosome 6H, MorexV3_pseudomolecules_assembly, whole genome shotgun sequence:
- the LOC123403060 gene encoding cytochrome P450 94B3-like: MELSLTLSLTFVLPLLLLIYFLYLRQPQEAKKHGLKVYPILGTLPHLVKNKDRFLEWYTAVLQQSSPMHTLAIKVLGLTGEAITADPACVEHILKTNFGNYPKGELTVSILQDLLGHGIFNSDGDQWLWQRKATSHEFSKRSLRNLVVNAVRFEVVERLLPLLERAAGRAGQTLDMQDVLERFAFDTICVVAFGEDPACLGKESMSARQSMEFMAAFNDAQHTIMARFMAPTKWLWRVKRLLGMEPERRMRSALSTIHSYAGKVVRERRERGEDGLVRRDDILSRLAAAGEHTERSLRDVVTNLILAGRDTTSSVLTWFFWLVSTRPDVEENIIREIRAVRGVSGGEGASSTPSFDQLREMHYLHAAITESMRLYPPVAVDTHSCKEDDILPDGTFVGRGWLVTYCGFAMARLEGIWGKDCEEFRPERWLDKEGMFTPASPFKYPVFHAGPRMCLGKEMAYLQMKSIAACVLERFSLRYVGGEGHPSLILSLTLRMGGGLPMQMHSRGAPRS, from the coding sequence ATGGAACTCTCCTTGACCTTATCGCTTACCTttgtcctccctctcctccttctgatTTACTTTCTCTACCTGCGGCAACCGCAGGAGGCCAAGAAGCATGGCCTGAAGGTCTACCCCATCCTCGGTACGCTGCCCCACCTGGTCAAGAACAAAGACCGCTTCCTCGAGTGGTACACCGCCGTCCTACAGCAGAGCAGTCCCATGCATACCCTGGCCATCAAGGTGTTGGGCCTCACCGGAGAAGCCATCACCGCTGATCCGGCATGCGTGGAGCACATACTCAAGACTAACTTTGGTAATTACCCAAAGGGTGAGCTCACGGTCTCCATCCTCCAAGACTTGCTCGGCCACGGCATCTTCAACTCCGACGGCGATCAGTGGCTGTGGCAGCGCAAGGCCACTAGTCATGAGTTCAGCAAGCGCTCGCTGAGGAACCTGGTGGTCAATGCAGTGCGTTTCGAGGTCGTCGAGCGGCTGCtgccgctactcgagcgcgccgcGGGGCGCGCTGGGCAAACTCTGGACATGCAGGACGTGCTGGAGCGCTTTGCGTTCGACACCATCTGTGTCGTAGCTTTTGGCGAGGACCCGGCCTGCCTCGGCAAGGAGAGCATGAGTGCGCGCCAGAGCATGGAGTTCATGGCAGCGTTCAACGACGCACAGCACACCATCATGGCCAGGTTCATGGCGCCTACCAAGTGGTTATGGCGTGTCAAGAGGCTTCTCGGCATGGAGCCGGAAAGGCGGATGCGCTCAGCGCTCTCGACGATCCACAGCTACGCCGGGAAGGTCGTTCGTGAGcgcagggagagaggagaggatggGCTCGTGCGCAGAGACGACATACTGTCGCGCCTCGCCGCAGCCGGCGAGCACACCGAACGGAGCCTCCGCGACGTGGTGACCAACCTCATCCTCGCCGGCCGCGACACGACCTCGTCCGTGCTGACCTGGTTCTTCTGGTTAGTTTCCACGCGGCCCGACGTGGAGGAGAATATCATACGGGAGATTCGTGCGGTGCGCGGCGTGTCTGGCGGCGAAGGCGCGTCGTCTACTCCGAGCTTCGACCAGCTACGCGAAATGCACTACCTCCACGCGGCCATCACCGAGTCGATGCGGCTGTACCCACCAGTGGCCGTCGACACGCACAGCTGCAAGGAGGATGACATCCTCCCCGACGGCACGTTCGTGGGAAGAGGGTGGCTGGTGACATACTGTGGATTCGCGATGGCGAGGTTGGAGGGCATCTGGGGCAAGGACTGCGAGGAGTTCAGGCCGGAGAGGTGGCTGGACAAGGAGGGCATGTTCACGCCGGCGAGCCCGTTCAAGTACCCTGTCTTCCACGCGGGGCCGAGGATGTGCCTCGGAAAGGAGATGGCATACCTACAGATGAAGTCCATCGCGGCGTGCGTGTTGGAGAGGTTCAGCCTCCGGTACGTCGGCGGGGAGGGGCATCCAAGCCTCATCTTGTCACTCACGCTGCGGATGGGGGGCGGCTTGCCGATGCAGATGCACAGCAGGGGCGCTCCGCGTAGCTAA